Proteins from one Salinispora arenicola genomic window:
- a CDS encoding arginase family protein, producing the protein MDSAVLGLTAQQVLGLGVDQVVKRVVERLNVRELDRVWLHLDLDVLDEKILPAVDSPGSPGLDFMQVSELLTNLVHGGRVLGLDVTVYDPELDPGTKYADSIVECLVRGLV; encoded by the coding sequence ATGGACTCGGCCGTCCTGGGGTTGACCGCACAGCAGGTCCTCGGCCTTGGCGTCGACCAGGTGGTGAAGCGGGTTGTCGAGCGGCTGAACGTCCGCGAGTTGGACCGGGTTTGGCTGCACCTCGACCTCGACGTGCTGGATGAGAAAATCTTGCCGGCCGTCGATTCCCCCGGTAGCCCCGGCCTGGACTTCATGCAGGTGTCGGAGCTGCTGACGAACCTCGTCCACGGGGGCCGGGTGCTCGGCCTTGACGTCACGGTCTACGACCCGGAACTCGACCCTGGCACGAAGTACGCCGATTCCATCGTCGAATGCCTCGTGCGCGGCCTGGTGTAA
- a CDS encoding 3-hydroxyacyl-CoA dehydrogenase NAD-binding domain-containing protein: MSLAAPNEVVTKALLRLVNVPGLDRPAALITLDNGFDHTKPNTFGPGGLTNLDEAITAAHAAKPAFIAVTGKPYIFCVGADLTGLPLLADRAQALEVGRLGHRVFARLKESDVPTFAFVNGAAMGGGLELALHCHYRTLSAGATALALPEVSLGLVPGWGGTQLLPNLIGIPAATQVIIQNPLMQNKMLKPKQAAEMGLADVLLEPADFLERSLEWAAGVVRGDLAVTRPEVDREMWDGVLFFAKQTLDSRLHGAVPSAYRALELLGLAKEADFAAGTAAEDEALADLVFSAELRSGLYAFDLVQRRAKRPAGAPDRDLARPVTKVGIVGAGLMASQLALLFARRLQVPVVLTDLDQTRVDKGVAYVHQQIEKSVSKGRMDKGTAAKLYGLVSGSVDKSAFADADFVIEAVFEDLTVKKQVWAELEKIVKPEAVLATNTSSLSVTAMAEGLEHPERVVGFHFFNPVAVLPLLEIVRGERTDDATLATAFTVGKQLKKSSVLVKDAPAFVVNRLLTRFLGTVFAAVDAGTPLEAANNALDPLGLPMRPLALLQLVGPAVAHHVGGILHAAFPDRFGVSENLRRIAESGKPIVVDDEINAEVADLLVVGDQPLTAEQVRQNALDALAQEIRLMLDEGVVAEAQDIDLCLILGAGWPFHLGGVTPYLDRTGTAERVTGRRFLPVGVASLPA; the protein is encoded by the coding sequence GTGAGCCTCGCGGCACCGAACGAGGTCGTCACCAAGGCGTTGCTGCGTCTGGTGAACGTACCGGGACTGGACCGTCCCGCCGCCCTGATCACCCTGGACAACGGCTTCGACCACACCAAGCCGAACACCTTCGGACCAGGCGGCCTGACCAACCTGGACGAGGCGATCACCGCGGCCCACGCGGCGAAGCCGGCGTTCATCGCGGTGACCGGCAAGCCGTACATCTTCTGCGTCGGCGCGGATCTCACCGGTCTACCGCTGCTCGCCGACCGCGCACAGGCCCTGGAGGTCGGGCGGCTCGGCCACCGGGTCTTCGCCCGACTCAAGGAGAGCGACGTCCCCACGTTCGCCTTCGTCAACGGCGCGGCCATGGGCGGCGGTCTGGAGCTGGCCCTGCACTGCCACTACCGGACGCTGTCGGCCGGCGCGACGGCCCTCGCCCTGCCCGAGGTCTCGCTCGGTCTCGTCCCGGGCTGGGGCGGCACCCAGCTGCTGCCCAACCTGATCGGCATCCCGGCGGCGACCCAGGTGATCATCCAGAACCCGCTGATGCAGAACAAGATGCTCAAGCCGAAGCAGGCGGCGGAGATGGGCCTCGCGGACGTCCTGCTGGAGCCGGCGGACTTCCTCGAACGATCCCTGGAGTGGGCCGCCGGCGTGGTCCGCGGCGACCTCGCCGTGACCCGACCCGAGGTTGACCGGGAGATGTGGGACGGCGTCCTCTTCTTCGCCAAGCAGACCCTGGATTCCCGCCTGCACGGCGCCGTCCCGTCGGCCTACCGGGCCCTCGAGTTGCTCGGCCTGGCCAAGGAGGCAGACTTCGCGGCGGGCACCGCCGCCGAGGACGAAGCCCTGGCCGATCTGGTCTTCTCGGCGGAGTTGCGCAGTGGTCTGTACGCGTTCGATCTGGTGCAGCGACGGGCCAAGCGTCCGGCCGGGGCGCCGGACCGGGACCTGGCCCGGCCGGTGACCAAGGTCGGCATCGTCGGTGCCGGTCTGATGGCCAGCCAGCTCGCGCTGCTCTTCGCCCGTCGTCTCCAGGTGCCGGTCGTCCTGACCGACCTGGACCAGACCCGGGTCGACAAGGGCGTGGCGTACGTGCACCAGCAGATCGAGAAGTCGGTCAGCAAGGGCCGGATGGACAAGGGCACCGCCGCCAAGCTGTATGGGTTGGTGAGCGGATCGGTCGACAAGTCCGCCTTCGCCGACGCGGACTTCGTCATCGAGGCTGTTTTCGAGGATCTCACCGTCAAGAAGCAGGTCTGGGCCGAGCTGGAGAAGATTGTCAAGCCCGAGGCGGTACTGGCCACCAACACGTCGTCGTTGTCGGTGACGGCGATGGCCGAGGGCCTCGAGCACCCGGAGCGGGTGGTCGGCTTCCACTTCTTCAACCCGGTCGCTGTACTTCCGCTGCTGGAGATCGTCCGCGGCGAGCGGACCGACGACGCCACCCTGGCCACCGCGTTCACGGTCGGCAAGCAGTTGAAGAAGTCGAGTGTGTTGGTGAAGGACGCGCCCGCGTTCGTGGTCAACCGGCTGCTGACCCGGTTCCTGGGCACGGTGTTCGCCGCGGTGGACGCCGGTACCCCGCTGGAGGCGGCGAACAACGCGCTCGACCCGCTGGGCCTGCCGATGCGACCGCTGGCGCTGCTCCAGCTGGTCGGGCCGGCGGTGGCGCACCACGTAGGCGGCATCCTGCACGCGGCGTTCCCGGACCGGTTCGGTGTCAGCGAGAACCTCAGGCGCATCGCCGAGTCCGGTAAGCCGATCGTCGTCGACGACGAGATCAACGCCGAGGTGGCCGACCTGCTGGTGGTCGGCGACCAGCCGCTCACCGCCGAGCAGGTCCGACAGAACGCCCTCGACGCGCTGGCCCAGGAGATCCGACTGATGCTCGACGAGGGCGTGGTCGCCGAGGCGCAGGACATCGACCTGTGCCTGATCCTGGGCGCCGGCTGGCCGTTCCACCTGGGCGGCGTCACGCCCTACCTGGACCGGACCGGCACCGCCGAGCGGGTTACCGGCAGGCGGTTCCTGCCGGTCGGTGTCGCCAGCCTCCCGGCCTGA
- a CDS encoding VOC family protein — translation MVSVKQFQVTFDCADPERVARFWCEALGYVVPPPPTGFATWDDFDRTLPPEHRGSAFACVDPSGVGPRLFFQRVPEGKTVKNRLHLDIRVGTGLVGEERVAALESECARLIQLGAARVRLLRADGVNESCLVMQDVEGNEFCLD, via the coding sequence ATGGTGTCGGTCAAGCAGTTCCAGGTAACCTTCGACTGCGCGGATCCTGAGCGAGTCGCGCGGTTCTGGTGCGAGGCGTTGGGGTATGTCGTACCGCCGCCGCCGACGGGGTTCGCCACCTGGGACGACTTCGATCGTACGCTGCCGCCTGAGCACCGGGGTTCGGCGTTCGCCTGTGTTGATCCCTCGGGTGTGGGCCCGCGACTGTTCTTTCAGCGCGTTCCCGAGGGTAAGACCGTGAAAAATCGGCTGCATCTCGACATAAGAGTTGGTACGGGGCTGGTGGGAGAGGAGCGCGTGGCCGCCCTTGAGTCCGAGTGCGCACGGCTGATCCAGCTGGGCGCGGCACGGGTGCGACTGCTGCGCGCCGATGGCGTCAACGAGTCCTGTCTCGTGATGCAGGACGTCGAGGGCAACGAGTTCTGCCTCGACTGA
- the dxs gene encoding 1-deoxy-D-xylulose-5-phosphate synthase: MSVEPDTANHPGLLAAVRGPQDVKRMSTEQLGILAAEIRDFLVAKVSRTGGHIGPNLGVVELTLALHRVFDSPRDRLLFDTGHQAYVHKILTGRQDGFDRLRQRDGLSGYPSQAESEHDLIENSHASTALSYADGLAKAYALRGESRAVAAVVGDGALTGGMCWEALNNIATAGNPLVIVVNDNGRSYSPTIGGLADHLSTLRLNPSYERVLDTVREALGSTPLVGRPMYEVLHAVKRGIKDAVAPQAMFEDLGIKYVGPVDGHDIVAVEGALRAAKNFGGPVIVHAVTRKGYGYRPAEEDEADCLHGPGGAFNVETGQLVAAPTVKWTHVFADELVAIADERPDVVGITAAMAEPTGIAKLARKYPERTYDVGIAEQHAATSAAGLALGGLHPVVAVYATFLNRAFDQVLLDVAMHKLPVTFVLDRAGITGPDGPSHYGMWDMSVFGVVPGLRIAAPRDAATLREELREAVAVNDGPTIVRFPTGAVAADLPALRRVGPVDVLAESARTDVLLVAVGSFAGLGVQVAGRVAEQGYGVTVVDPRWVRPAPAELVELAAGHRLVVTVEDGVRVGGVGDALAQAMRDADVEVPVKDLGVPADWHPHGTRAQILADLGLTAQDVARDVTGWISRLDVDAEDALASEPVGSVVTPREAPAPK; the protein is encoded by the coding sequence ATGAGTGTTGAACCGGACACGGCAAACCACCCGGGGCTGCTGGCCGCCGTACGCGGCCCGCAGGACGTCAAGCGGATGTCCACCGAGCAGTTGGGCATCCTCGCCGCCGAGATCCGTGACTTCCTGGTCGCCAAGGTCTCCCGCACCGGCGGGCACATCGGCCCCAACCTGGGCGTGGTGGAGCTGACCCTCGCGCTGCACCGGGTCTTCGACTCCCCGCGGGACCGGCTCCTGTTCGACACCGGCCACCAGGCCTACGTACACAAGATCCTCACCGGCCGGCAGGACGGCTTCGACCGGCTGCGCCAGCGCGACGGGCTCTCCGGCTACCCGAGCCAGGCCGAGAGCGAGCATGACCTGATCGAGAACTCGCACGCCTCTACCGCCCTGTCCTACGCCGACGGGCTGGCCAAGGCGTACGCGCTGCGGGGTGAGTCCCGGGCGGTGGCGGCCGTGGTCGGCGACGGCGCGCTGACCGGCGGTATGTGCTGGGAGGCGTTGAATAACATTGCGACCGCCGGCAACCCGCTGGTGATCGTGGTCAACGACAACGGCCGGTCCTACTCGCCGACCATCGGTGGGCTCGCCGACCACCTGTCGACGCTGCGCCTGAATCCCAGCTACGAGCGGGTGCTGGACACGGTCCGCGAGGCGCTCGGCTCGACCCCGCTGGTCGGCCGGCCGATGTACGAGGTGCTGCACGCGGTCAAGCGGGGCATCAAGGACGCGGTCGCGCCGCAGGCGATGTTCGAGGACCTCGGCATCAAGTACGTCGGCCCGGTCGACGGGCACGACATCGTGGCGGTCGAGGGGGCCCTGCGCGCGGCGAAGAACTTCGGCGGCCCCGTGATCGTGCACGCGGTCACCCGCAAGGGCTACGGGTACCGCCCGGCCGAGGAGGACGAGGCCGACTGCCTGCACGGCCCGGGGGGCGCGTTCAACGTCGAGACCGGCCAACTGGTCGCCGCGCCGACGGTGAAGTGGACCCACGTCTTCGCCGACGAGTTGGTGGCGATCGCCGACGAGCGACCGGATGTGGTGGGGATCACCGCCGCGATGGCCGAGCCGACCGGCATCGCCAAGCTCGCCCGCAAGTATCCGGAGCGCACCTACGACGTGGGTATCGCCGAGCAGCACGCCGCCACCTCGGCGGCCGGCCTGGCGCTGGGCGGTCTGCACCCGGTGGTCGCGGTCTACGCGACCTTCCTGAACCGGGCGTTCGACCAGGTCCTGCTGGACGTGGCGATGCACAAGCTGCCGGTGACCTTCGTGCTCGACCGGGCCGGGATCACCGGCCCGGACGGGCCCAGCCACTACGGCATGTGGGACATGTCCGTCTTCGGGGTGGTGCCGGGCCTGCGGATCGCCGCGCCCCGCGACGCCGCCACCCTCCGCGAGGAACTGCGTGAGGCAGTCGCCGTCAACGACGGGCCGACCATCGTCCGGTTCCCGACCGGCGCCGTCGCCGCCGACCTGCCGGCGCTGCGCCGGGTCGGGCCGGTCGACGTGCTCGCCGAGTCGGCCCGCACCGACGTGCTGCTGGTCGCGGTCGGCTCCTTCGCCGGCCTGGGTGTGCAGGTCGCCGGCCGGGTCGCCGAGCAGGGCTACGGTGTCACCGTCGTGGACCCGCGCTGGGTCCGGCCGGCCCCGGCCGAACTGGTGGAACTGGCCGCCGGGCACCGGCTCGTGGTCACCGTGGAGGACGGCGTCCGGGTTGGTGGGGTCGGCGACGCGCTCGCCCAGGCGATGCGGGACGCCGACGTCGAGGTGCCGGTGAAGGACCTCGGAGTGCCGGCCGACTGGCACCCGCACGGCACCCGGGCGCAGATCCTCGCCGACCTCGGTCTGACCGCCCAGGACGTGGCCCGCGACGTCACCGGCTGGATCTCCCGCCTCGACGTCGACGCCGAGGACGCGCTCGCGTCCGAGCCGGTGGGGTCGGTCGTCACCCCGCGGGAGGCTCCCGCTCCGAAGTGA
- a CDS encoding GNAT family N-acetyltransferase: protein MFTLTREDGYLVSTDPERLDLDRVHHWLTTDTYWAREWDRATVQRAFATSIGFGVYRPVDGCQVAVARAVTDRATFAWICDVYVDRAERGHGLGTWLSGAVRDQLTEFGIHKILLDTDNAHGVYAKVGFVPLQQPDRWMQLDQQGGPG from the coding sequence GTGTTCACCCTGACTCGTGAGGACGGCTACCTGGTCAGCACCGATCCCGAGCGGCTCGACCTCGACCGGGTGCACCACTGGCTCACCACCGACACGTACTGGGCCCGTGAGTGGGATCGGGCGACCGTGCAGCGCGCCTTCGCGACCTCGATCGGCTTCGGCGTCTACCGTCCCGTGGACGGCTGCCAGGTGGCGGTGGCTCGGGCAGTCACGGACCGGGCCACCTTCGCCTGGATCTGCGACGTGTACGTCGACCGGGCCGAGCGCGGGCACGGGCTGGGCACCTGGCTCTCCGGCGCGGTCCGGGACCAGCTCACGGAGTTCGGTATCCACAAGATCCTGCTGGACACGGACAACGCGCACGGCGTGTACGCCAAGGTCGGCTTCGTCCCGCTCCAGCAGCCGGACCGATGGATGCAGCTCGACCAGCAGGGCGGACCGGGCTAG
- a CDS encoding sensor histidine kinase, which yields MTRSRRLRPTLRLRLTLLNGLLLVGVGVTLVLLAWLLVRDALRPTDELLPGTTVVLADGRSLDAAEWQRQLGDTASRELLAKGLAALLAIGVVGVAGGYLVAGRALRPLHQVTATARRLGETTLDQRIGYSGADDEVAELAQTFDAMLDRIAVAFDAQKRFVANASHELRTPLAVMRTEIDVTLSDDEADTAEYRRMSTIVRDASERANGLVDALLVLARSEAQAGHRLARRTECDLAAGTANALSAVRREVERIGLRVQTSLESAPVVGDPGLLDRLAGNLVENAVRYNHLHGRLWVRTGSDSRRSWLVVGNTGFEVDQADVPGLFEPFRRGGRERTGARGSGLGLSIVRAVCDAHGGVVKAIAQQGGGLEVTVTLPAADGPGPAVTR from the coding sequence GTGACGCGCAGCCGTCGGCTGCGGCCCACCCTGCGCCTGCGGTTGACCCTGCTCAACGGGTTGTTGCTGGTGGGCGTCGGGGTGACCCTGGTGCTGTTGGCCTGGCTGCTGGTGCGGGACGCGCTGCGCCCGACCGACGAGTTGCTTCCCGGCACGACAGTAGTGCTGGCCGACGGTCGTTCCCTGGACGCCGCCGAGTGGCAGCGGCAACTGGGCGACACGGCGAGCCGGGAGCTGCTGGCCAAGGGGTTGGCGGCGCTGTTGGCGATCGGTGTCGTGGGGGTGGCCGGCGGCTACCTGGTGGCCGGTCGGGCACTTCGTCCGCTGCACCAGGTCACGGCCACCGCCCGGCGGCTCGGCGAGACGACCCTCGACCAGCGCATCGGCTACTCGGGTGCGGATGACGAGGTGGCCGAGCTGGCGCAGACCTTCGACGCGATGCTCGATCGCATCGCGGTCGCCTTCGACGCGCAGAAGCGCTTCGTCGCCAACGCGTCACACGAGCTGCGGACCCCGCTCGCCGTGATGCGCACCGAGATCGATGTGACACTCAGCGACGACGAGGCGGACACGGCCGAGTACCGCCGCATGTCCACCATCGTTCGGGACGCCTCGGAGCGGGCCAACGGCCTCGTTGACGCGCTGCTGGTGCTGGCCCGCAGCGAGGCGCAGGCCGGCCACCGCCTCGCCCGGCGGACGGAGTGTGACCTGGCCGCCGGCACCGCCAACGCGTTGTCGGCGGTACGCCGGGAGGTGGAGCGGATCGGCCTGCGGGTGCAGACCTCACTGGAGTCGGCCCCGGTGGTCGGTGACCCCGGGCTGCTCGATCGCCTCGCAGGGAACCTCGTCGAGAACGCGGTGCGCTACAACCATCTGCACGGTCGACTCTGGGTGCGGACCGGGTCGGACAGTCGGCGGTCCTGGCTGGTGGTGGGAAACACCGGCTTCGAGGTAGACCAGGCCGACGTGCCGGGGCTGTTCGAGCCGTTCCGGCGCGGCGGCCGGGAGCGGACCGGCGCCCGGGGCTCCGGTCTGGGGCTTTCCATCGTGCGGGCCGTCTGCGACGCGCACGGTGGCGTGGTGAAGGCGATCGCGCAGCAGGGCGGTGGCCTGGAGGTGACGGTGACGCTGCCGGCGGCGGACGGGCCGGGCCCCGCCGTGACCCGGTGA
- a CDS encoding CGNR zinc finger domain-containing protein, which translates to MQAQVRAHTFQPRDLVGGDLVLDLVNTVTTRNAEPVDWLDGYARLLDWAELTGAFPAADLAQILNETAANPRAAEYALTHVKALRETLWELLTATVFGQTPPPGALASLQTQWRRAVGSACLQPVDEHIAPVVTVKASGLDYLTHALALHAVRLLEEVPLNRLRVCAGRQCGWFYLDTSRAGRRRWCDMATCGNAEKTRRHNARP; encoded by the coding sequence ATGCAGGCACAGGTCCGAGCACACACATTCCAGCCCCGCGATCTCGTGGGGGGAGACCTCGTACTCGACCTCGTGAACACCGTGACCACCCGCAACGCGGAGCCGGTCGACTGGCTCGACGGCTACGCCCGCCTGCTGGACTGGGCAGAGCTCACCGGGGCCTTCCCCGCGGCAGACCTGGCCCAGATACTCAACGAAACCGCGGCCAACCCACGCGCCGCCGAATACGCGCTGACCCACGTCAAAGCGCTGCGGGAAACCCTCTGGGAATTACTCACCGCAACTGTCTTCGGACAGACACCGCCTCCGGGAGCGCTCGCATCGCTGCAAACCCAGTGGCGAAGGGCGGTCGGGAGTGCCTGCCTACAGCCGGTCGACGAGCACATCGCGCCGGTTGTGACAGTGAAGGCCTCCGGTCTCGACTACCTCACGCACGCCCTTGCCCTGCACGCGGTACGCCTACTGGAAGAAGTACCGCTGAACCGCCTGCGCGTCTGCGCGGGCCGGCAATGCGGCTGGTTCTACCTCGACACGTCGAGAGCCGGGCGACGGCGCTGGTGCGACATGGCGACCTGCGGGAACGCCGAGAAGACCCGCCGCCACAACGCCCGTCCGTAG
- a CDS encoding class I SAM-dependent RNA methyltransferase — MTGGQGPAEAERVELTVGAVAPGGHCVARVGGQVFFVRHALPGERVVAEVTEVHRRFVRADAVTVLDAAPDRVDPPCPYAKPGRCGGCDLQHVAPKAQLTWKAGVVREQLTRLGGLTGAELDALGVQVEALPGGPLGWRSRVRYTVDGAGRAGLLKHRSYEVVPIDRCRIAHPAIQQLPVLGPVRWPDAHAVESVASTGGDVTVTAVADGATRPVSGPEQVREQAVGRQWKLPPSAFWQVHPAAADTLVDAVLAQLDPRPGETAWDLYGGAGLFAAALAGRVGATGRVTLVEAAGAGVAAARDNLRDLPQVDIVAGRVATVLARGQVTGPVDVVVLDPPRSGAGAAVVRAVAGTGARAVAYVACDPAAFARDVRGFAELGWRMAALRGFDLFPMTRHVELVGLLLPPASPHRARNEA, encoded by the coding sequence GTGACCGGGGGTCAGGGGCCGGCGGAGGCCGAGCGGGTCGAGCTGACCGTCGGGGCGGTGGCCCCGGGCGGGCACTGCGTCGCCCGGGTCGGCGGCCAGGTGTTCTTCGTCCGGCACGCGCTGCCCGGCGAGCGGGTGGTCGCCGAGGTCACCGAGGTACACCGTCGCTTCGTCCGGGCCGACGCGGTGACGGTACTGGACGCCGCGCCGGACCGGGTCGATCCGCCCTGCCCGTACGCGAAGCCGGGCCGCTGCGGCGGCTGTGACCTGCAACACGTGGCCCCCAAGGCGCAGCTGACCTGGAAGGCGGGGGTGGTCCGGGAGCAACTCACCCGGCTCGGTGGGCTGACCGGCGCGGAACTGGACGCGCTGGGGGTCCAGGTCGAGGCGCTGCCCGGCGGGCCGCTGGGCTGGCGTTCCCGGGTGCGGTACACCGTCGACGGCGCCGGTCGGGCCGGCCTGCTCAAGCACCGTTCGTACGAGGTGGTGCCGATCGACCGGTGTCGGATAGCCCATCCGGCGATCCAACAACTGCCGGTGCTTGGCCCCGTACGGTGGCCGGACGCGCACGCCGTCGAGTCGGTCGCCTCGACCGGCGGAGACGTGACCGTGACCGCCGTCGCCGACGGGGCGACACGGCCGGTCAGCGGGCCGGAACAGGTCCGCGAGCAGGCCGTCGGCCGCCAGTGGAAGCTCCCCCCGTCGGCGTTCTGGCAGGTCCACCCGGCGGCGGCGGACACCCTGGTCGACGCGGTGCTGGCACAGCTCGACCCGCGGCCCGGCGAGACCGCCTGGGACCTGTACGGGGGAGCCGGCCTGTTCGCCGCCGCGTTGGCCGGCCGGGTCGGCGCGACCGGTCGGGTCACCCTCGTCGAGGCCGCCGGGGCCGGTGTGGCCGCCGCCCGGGACAACCTGCGGGACCTGCCCCAGGTCGACATCGTCGCGGGCCGGGTCGCCACGGTGCTGGCCCGCGGGCAGGTCACCGGGCCGGTGGACGTGGTGGTGCTCGATCCGCCCCGGTCCGGGGCCGGGGCTGCGGTGGTACGGGCCGTGGCCGGCACCGGAGCGCGCGCGGTGGCGTACGTGGCCTGCGATCCGGCGGCCTTCGCCCGGGACGTCCGCGGCTTCGCCGAGCTGGGCTGGCGGATGGCCGCGCTGCGCGGCTTCGACCTGTTCCCGATGACCAGGCACGTGGAGCTGGTGGGCCTGCTGTTGCCGCCCGCGTCGCCGCACCGAGCGCGGAACGAAGCCTGA
- a CDS encoding GbsR/MarR family transcriptional regulator gives MKLDPPQREWVEAIGLFLERSGFPPSSARIYGLLLMSAEPELSFEDLVSTLGFGKAAVSTGLRRLQETNRISERTRPGERRRYFRARLGPDVGVDRFRAFSSALCDLLEEGVALRGNSADAEVTADLEASVRFLRFLDEELGGLRARWEANRDG, from the coding sequence GTGAAGCTCGACCCGCCTCAGCGGGAGTGGGTCGAGGCGATCGGGCTGTTCCTCGAACGCTCGGGTTTCCCGCCCAGCTCGGCGCGGATCTACGGGCTGCTGCTGATGTCCGCTGAGCCCGAGCTGTCCTTCGAGGACCTGGTGTCCACGCTTGGCTTCGGTAAGGCCGCCGTCAGCACGGGCCTACGCCGTTTGCAGGAGACGAATCGCATCAGCGAGCGCACCCGGCCGGGTGAACGGCGACGCTACTTCCGCGCACGGCTGGGGCCCGACGTCGGCGTCGACCGCTTCCGTGCATTCAGCTCGGCGCTGTGTGACCTGCTGGAGGAGGGGGTCGCCCTCCGAGGCAACAGTGCCGATGCCGAGGTCACCGCCGACCTCGAGGCGTCGGTCAGGTTCCTGCGCTTTCTCGACGAGGAGCTGGGCGGGTTACGGGCACGGTGGGAGGCGAATCGCGATGGCTGA
- a CDS encoding response regulator transcription factor: protein MRILVVEDERNLADAITRGLRKRGMAVDVAYDGDSGHEMAFVTRYDVVVLDRDLPGMPGDQICAELAASGALTRVLMLTASGTVADRVEGLQLGADDYLPKPFAFDELVARVQALGRRATPAVPPVLAVADLVLDPARRTATRADVPVDLTNKEFGVLHELVKAGGAVVSSEELLERVWDANTDPFTTIVRVTVMTLRRKLGDPPLIETVVGAGYRVAEAAA from the coding sequence ATGCGGATACTGGTTGTCGAGGACGAACGCAACCTCGCCGACGCGATCACGCGGGGGCTGCGCAAGCGCGGTATGGCGGTGGATGTCGCCTACGACGGTGACAGCGGGCACGAGATGGCCTTCGTCACCCGCTACGACGTGGTGGTGCTCGACCGGGACCTGCCCGGCATGCCCGGTGACCAGATCTGCGCCGAGCTGGCCGCCTCCGGCGCCCTGACCCGGGTACTGATGCTGACCGCGAGCGGGACGGTCGCCGACCGGGTCGAGGGGTTGCAGCTGGGCGCTGACGACTATCTGCCCAAGCCGTTCGCCTTCGACGAACTGGTCGCCCGGGTGCAGGCGTTGGGGCGTCGGGCCACCCCGGCTGTTCCGCCGGTGCTGGCGGTGGCCGACCTGGTGCTCGACCCGGCCCGGCGGACGGCCACCCGGGCCGACGTGCCGGTCGACCTGACCAACAAGGAGTTCGGTGTGCTGCACGAACTGGTCAAGGCCGGTGGTGCGGTGGTCTCCAGCGAGGAACTGTTGGAACGGGTCTGGGACGCGAACACCGACCCGTTCACGACCATCGTCCGGGTCACCGTGATGACGCTGCGTCGGAAGCTCGGCGACCCACCACTGATCGAGACCGTGGTCGGCGCGGGCTACCGCGTGGCCGAGGCAGCAGCGTGA
- a CDS encoding VOC family protein, giving the protein MTARFHNICVDCHDPYALAGFWAQVFGCLREARPGDSEVILRPEGDPVLLFLAVPEDKVVKNRLHLDLEPTDRTRAQEVARLIEIGARHVADHTRPDGSGWVVLADPEGNEFCVLRSAAERLQRD; this is encoded by the coding sequence GTGACCGCACGTTTTCACAACATCTGCGTCGACTGCCACGACCCGTACGCTCTGGCGGGCTTCTGGGCCCAGGTCTTCGGGTGCCTTCGGGAGGCCCGCCCCGGTGACTCGGAGGTCATCCTGCGGCCCGAGGGCGATCCGGTACTGCTGTTTCTGGCCGTTCCCGAGGACAAGGTGGTCAAGAACCGCCTGCACCTCGACCTGGAGCCAACCGATCGGACCCGGGCCCAGGAGGTTGCCCGCCTGATCGAGATCGGAGCGAGGCACGTCGCCGACCACACCCGCCCGGACGGCTCAGGCTGGGTCGTCCTCGCCGACCCGGAGGGCAACGAGTTCTGCGTCCTGCGCAGTGCCGCCGAGCGTCTCCAGCGCGACTGA